One stretch of Tepiditoga spiralis DNA includes these proteins:
- a CDS encoding PhoH family protein yields the protein MKYNIKVNIPNGIEPVEILGVHNNKVRYIKKYFDVEIKYENLNILINSNKKEELKTVEKIIKEVLDVILLKKTIEWSEFIYIVSKQVQKNSMSMKNIVNTTINGVKISAKTEGQAKYIENLKKYDMLFSIGPAGTGKTYLAVAMAVKSLKMGEVQRIILTRPAVEAGEKLGFLPGTLYDKIDPYLKPLYDSLMDFIGTENLIQYKEKGIIEIVPLAYMRGRTLNNSYVILDEAQNSTYQQMKMFLTRIGFNSKVVVTGDITQIDLEKKKESGLLAITKILKDIEEIKITYLNKNDVVRNPMVKKIIQAYEIYENKKEN from the coding sequence TTGAAATATAACATTAAAGTTAATATTCCAAATGGAATAGAACCAGTAGAAATTTTAGGTGTTCACAACAATAAAGTAAGATATATCAAAAAATATTTTGATGTTGAAATAAAGTATGAAAACTTAAATATTTTGATAAATTCTAATAAGAAAGAAGAACTTAAAACTGTAGAAAAAATAATAAAGGAAGTTTTAGATGTAATATTATTAAAAAAAACTATTGAATGGAGTGAATTTATATATATAGTATCTAAACAAGTTCAAAAAAACAGTATGTCAATGAAAAATATAGTTAATACTACAATAAATGGAGTTAAAATTTCTGCAAAAACAGAAGGACAAGCAAAATATATAGAAAATTTAAAAAAATATGATATGCTTTTTTCAATTGGACCAGCAGGTACTGGAAAAACATATCTTGCAGTTGCAATGGCAGTTAAAAGCTTAAAGATGGGAGAAGTACAAAGAATAATTTTAACAAGACCTGCAGTTGAAGCTGGAGAAAAATTAGGATTTTTACCAGGAACACTTTATGATAAAATTGATCCATATTTAAAACCCTTATACGATTCTTTAATGGACTTTATAGGAACAGAAAATTTAATTCAATATAAAGAAAAAGGTATAATTGAAATAGTACCACTTGCATATATGAGAGGAAGAACCTTAAATAATTCTTATGTTATATTAGATGAAGCGCAAAATTCAACTTATCAACAAATGAAAATGTTTTTAACGAGAATTGGATTTAATTCTAAAGTTGTAGTTACAGGAGATATAACACAAATAGATTTAGAAAAGAAAAAAGAATCAGGACTTCTTGCTATAACAAAAATATTAAAAGACATTGAAGAGATAAAAATAACTTATTTAAATAAAAACGATGTAGTTAGAAACCCAATGGTGAAAAAAATAATTCAGGCATATGAAATATATGAAAACAAAAAGGAGAATTAA
- the ylqF gene encoding ribosome biogenesis GTPase YlqF has translation MWYPGHIAKTKRAIKDNIKAVSAVIELVDSRIPYSSRAYEYASLFRDKKKIIIFNKYDICEIEKTKKWIKIYENKGYIVKTVSLKSINIKNFLKKNIANEIPEKFNERRALVVGAPNVGKSTFINSLKGKKTTSVGNTPGITRGVQWINVDSKTKIMDTPGILFPELYNKSIAYKLILAGCLKAEDDEADDAAFFAFDYLKENNPKILENSVENGSKLENAYEFIENFAKKRNFLKKGGIGDYQRGLKTWLKEISDGKLGRITYEIPDEYEEIKV, from the coding sequence ATGTGGTACCCAGGTCATATAGCTAAAACAAAAAGAGCAATAAAAGATAACATAAAAGCAGTTAGTGCAGTAATTGAATTAGTAGATTCAAGAATACCATATTCAAGTAGAGCTTATGAATATGCTAGTTTATTTAGAGATAAGAAAAAAATTATAATTTTTAATAAATACGATATATGTGAAATTGAAAAAACAAAAAAATGGATTAAAATTTATGAAAATAAAGGATACATAGTGAAAACTGTAAGTTTAAAAAGCATAAACATAAAAAATTTTTTGAAAAAAAATATTGCTAATGAAATTCCAGAAAAATTTAATGAACGTAGAGCTCTTGTGGTTGGTGCTCCAAATGTTGGTAAATCAACATTTATAAATAGTTTAAAGGGTAAAAAAACAACTTCTGTTGGTAATACTCCAGGAATAACACGTGGAGTTCAATGGATAAATGTAGATTCAAAAACAAAAATAATGGATACTCCAGGTATATTATTTCCTGAACTATACAATAAATCAATAGCATATAAATTAATTTTAGCTGGTTGTTTAAAGGCAGAAGATGATGAAGCAGATGATGCAGCTTTCTTTGCTTTTGATTATCTAAAAGAAAATAATCCAAAAATTTTAGAAAATTCTGTTGAGAATGGAAGTAAACTTGAAAATGCTTATGAGTTTATTGAAAATTTTGCAAAAAAAAGAAATTTTTTAAAAAAAGGTGGAATTGGAGATTATCAAAGAGGATTAAAAACATGGCTTAAAGAAATTTCAGATGGAAAATTGGGAAGAATAACTTATGAAATACCTGATGAATATGAAGAAATTAAAGTTTAA
- the pelF gene encoding GT4 family glycosyltransferase PelF has protein sequence MLRVGILFEGTFPYVRGGVSSWGKTLMSGLDDIEFTVIHVGANPERRLPKYKFSKNIKDFFEFFIFSDYTYNKPPLTDSIVKEISDNIIYPFEEKYMSSKLYEILKRNNNIDFTKMFQMNSYWDAILSMYKKFIPYENFNYYYWNTRSMLIPFLNSLTIDIPECDVYHSVTTGYAGLIALMASLRYKKPFIITEHGIYHRERQLELLRSKWVKDEYRMSWIKLFNTISALTYNSASLVTTLFYKNQQVEKELCYDHSKLELIPNGVDYKKFASIQKIKNDIFTIGLVGRVVEIKDIKTALKAIKVVSESIKIKFYVLGPTDEEPDYFNECLEMINVLELEGIVEFTGNVNVLEWYSKLDLVLLSSVSEGQPLVLLEAMSVGIPCIATDVGACSEIINGSGVDDVEGKCGYIVKSKDFMDMAKKIINIFEDEKFYKNASIIGKKRVEKKYNLPQMLENYRNAYKMVVEKWQE, from the coding sequence ATGTTGAGAGTAGGAATCTTATTTGAAGGAACATTTCCATATGTTAGAGGTGGTGTTTCTTCATGGGGAAAAACTTTAATGAGTGGTTTAGATGACATAGAATTTACAGTTATACATGTAGGAGCAAATCCTGAAAGAAGATTACCAAAATATAAATTTTCAAAAAACATAAAAGATTTTTTTGAATTTTTTATCTTTTCAGATTATACTTATAATAAACCTCCATTAACTGATTCTATTGTAAAAGAAATTTCAGATAACATAATTTATCCTTTTGAAGAAAAATATATGAGTAGTAAGCTTTATGAAATTTTAAAAAGAAATAACAATATTGACTTTACAAAAATGTTTCAAATGAATTCTTATTGGGATGCAATTTTAAGTATGTATAAAAAATTTATACCTTATGAAAATTTTAATTATTATTATTGGAATACTCGTTCAATGTTAATACCTTTTTTAAATTCACTTACTATAGATATACCAGAATGCGATGTTTATCATTCAGTTACTACTGGATATGCTGGATTAATTGCATTAATGGCTTCTTTACGTTATAAAAAACCTTTTATAATAACTGAACATGGAATTTATCATAGAGAAAGGCAACTTGAACTTCTTAGATCAAAATGGGTTAAAGATGAATATAGAATGTCTTGGATTAAATTGTTTAATACAATAAGTGCTTTAACTTATAATAGTGCTTCTCTTGTAACAACATTATTTTATAAAAATCAACAGGTTGAAAAAGAGTTATGTTATGATCATTCTAAACTCGAACTAATCCCAAATGGTGTTGACTATAAAAAATTTGCTTCTATACAAAAAATAAAAAACGATATATTTACAATAGGTCTTGTTGGAAGAGTTGTAGAAATAAAAGATATAAAAACAGCATTAAAAGCTATAAAGGTAGTTAGTGAAAGTATAAAAATAAAATTTTATGTACTTGGACCTACAGATGAAGAACCAGATTATTTCAATGAATGTTTAGAAATGATTAATGTTTTAGAATTGGAAGGTATAGTTGAATTTACTGGAAATGTAAATGTTTTAGAATGGTATTCAAAATTAGATTTAGTATTATTATCCAGTGTTAGTGAAGGACAACCTTTAGTACTTTTAGAAGCTATGTCTGTTGGTATTCCTTGTATAGCTACAGATGTTGGCGCATGTTCTGAAATAATAAATGGAAGCGGAGTAGATGATGTAGAAGGTAAATGTGGTTATATTGTTAAATCAAAAGATTTTATGGATATGGCTAAAAAAATAATAAATATTTTTGAAGATGAAAAATTTTATAAAAATGCTTCTATTATCGGTAAAAAAAGAGTCGAAAAAAAATATAATTTACCCCAAATGTTAGAAAATTATAGAAATGCTTATAAGATGGTGGTGGAAAAATGGCAGGAATAG
- the ybeY gene encoding rRNA maturation RNase YbeY yields MKINIINEQEKIINEELIKHITKYIIEKEFKDGDFELNILITKNERIKEYNENYRHKTGPTDVLSFEYGLNEQIIGDIVISTEQIEKQAPTFNNTFEEEFYYNIIHGILHILGYDHETNEEDKKIMFEKQDKYFKKLVERGE; encoded by the coding sequence ATGAAAATAAATATAATAAATGAACAAGAAAAAATTATAAATGAAGAATTAATAAAACATATAACAAAGTATATTATAGAAAAAGAATTTAAAGATGGAGACTTTGAATTAAATATATTAATTACAAAAAATGAGAGAATAAAAGAGTATAATGAAAATTATAGGCATAAAACAGGACCAACTGACGTTCTTTCATTTGAATACGGTTTGAATGAACAAATAATCGGTGATATAGTTATATCGACTGAACAGATAGAAAAACAAGCACCTACCTTTAATAATACATTTGAAGAAGAATTTTATTATAATATTATACATGGAATTTTACACATACTTGGATATGATCATGAGACAAATGAAGAAGACAAAAAAATAATGTTTGAAAAACAAGATAAATATTTTAAAAAATTAGTAGAAAGGGGCGAGTAA
- a CDS encoding HDIG domain-containing metalloprotein, translating to MIKLIKFLKLSEIKIPNYREQIFRGLLFIFLSIIAEFFLWKQITFSFQIIFNTVFLSLWIFVIELIMSYKRLFKLHRKNYWGAFLTPLIINILINLFIFKYVNIFAVSGILSTLMITMLIDFESGIISAITFSIFFGGIFGFDIKYMILLFIPSAIVAYFSKGINRRVEIIFPFFISSIIQILLTYIFKYKHTTEDIFLLIGSNFINTLITMGILPFIEYITRVYSNIGLLELGNLNNPLLKKLTLRAPGTYYHSMIISNIAESAAEAIGGNSTLARVGSYFHDIGKIWKPIYFTENQKSENPHNNISPKLSSLILNNHIVYGIELAKKNRLPILIEDMIAQHQGTRIKQYFFKKYYDETGIYDKEMFKYPGPIPQFKESAILMFCDVTEAMSRSLKEITPSILNEKLDKLLESLFAEGQLDDCGLTLREFKKMKGQIIRTMLEMNHKRIKYPKIEVDKLRS from the coding sequence ATGATTAAATTAATAAAATTTTTAAAATTATCCGAAATAAAAATTCCTAATTATAGAGAACAAATATTTAGAGGTTTATTATTTATATTTTTATCTATTATAGCTGAATTTTTTTTATGGAAACAAATAACTTTTAGTTTTCAAATTATTTTTAATACAGTTTTTCTATCATTATGGATCTTTGTAATAGAGTTAATTATGAGCTATAAAAGGCTTTTTAAATTGCATAGAAAAAATTATTGGGGAGCTTTTTTAACTCCGCTAATTATAAATATTTTAATAAATTTGTTTATTTTTAAATATGTAAATATTTTTGCAGTCTCTGGAATATTAAGTACATTAATGATAACAATGTTAATTGATTTTGAATCGGGTATTATATCAGCTATAACTTTTTCTATATTTTTTGGAGGGATTTTTGGATTTGATATAAAATATATGATACTTTTATTTATTCCATCAGCCATTGTAGCATATTTTTCAAAAGGAATAAATAGAAGAGTAGAAATAATTTTTCCTTTTTTTATTTCAAGTATAATACAAATATTATTGACTTATATATTTAAATATAAACATACTACAGAAGATATTTTTTTACTTATTGGAAGCAACTTCATAAATACACTTATAACAATGGGGATTTTACCTTTTATTGAATATATTACTCGTGTATATTCAAATATAGGCTTACTTGAATTAGGTAATTTAAATAATCCTTTATTAAAAAAATTAACCTTGAGAGCTCCAGGTACTTATTATCATAGTATGATTATTTCTAATATTGCTGAAAGTGCAGCTGAAGCTATTGGAGGTAATTCAACTCTTGCAAGAGTTGGATCATACTTTCATGATATAGGAAAAATTTGGAAACCCATTTATTTTACAGAAAATCAAAAATCTGAAAACCCACACAATAATATTTCACCAAAATTGAGCTCATTAATTTTAAATAATCATATAGTATATGGTATTGAATTAGCTAAAAAAAACAGATTACCAATTTTAATTGAAGATATGATAGCTCAACATCAAGGAACACGTATAAAACAATACTTTTTTAAAAAGTATTATGATGAAACAGGAATATATGATAAAGAAATGTTTAAGTACCCAGGACCTATTCCTCAATTTAAGGAAAGTGCTATATTGATGTTTTGTGATGTAACAGAAGCAATGAGTAGATCTTTAAAAGAAATTACACCATCTATTTTAAATGAAAAATTAGATAAATTACTTGAATCATTATTTGCAGAAGGACAATTAGATGATTGTGGATTAACATTAAGAGAATTTAAAAAAATGAAAGGACAAATAATAAGAACTATGCTTGAAATGAATCATAAAAGAATTAAATATCCAAAAATAGAAGTTGACAAATTAAGGAGTTGA
- the pelG gene encoding exopolysaccharide Pel transporter PelG — protein sequence MAGIGFKLNRMMQNESISGNILAFTYSTIISAGPWIITSFTLYLLLSKNFFLSAFKIIANISNFFGISLIKTNAFEKIINDYFSVALVYSFVFSTLITGGVLMVISRVISDNIYLKKYDNIFSDTLNIIFFTNIIASFLAIIFFIFNPNSPLDFKLSFIYLLVSLCTLWISAVSAVSTDDYGKYLIGFAISGFSSLIFAFIFGYNYGYSGSIFGYGLGISAGSSYMLYIIGNNFGFSFNFDFTWFNGFKKYWTNLLIGTFYYFALWIDDLMTWYSNYGRGFKNIQGFRLSFIYDSPMFVAYFSTIPTMAMFVLVLETYFYKKYKTFYNTIIEGGSYTEIEYAKKDMITEMKSNISMVIKFQLIITVILFLINEILDIMGMVTISSLILRIAVVGAFLNGVYLMITLLLLYFDFRKEVIYLHFMTFLINLISTPIILNIYGINGMGYGYTIAFLVGTYLGYNLLLKKLDKIIQIEFNRQKTSMPKGYVVEYEDIKKYVEEK from the coding sequence ATGGCAGGAATAGGCTTTAAGTTAAATAGAATGATGCAAAATGAAAGTATATCAGGAAATATACTTGCCTTTACATATTCAACTATAATTTCTGCTGGTCCTTGGATAATTACATCTTTTACACTTTATTTATTATTATCTAAAAACTTTTTTTTGAGTGCATTTAAAATTATAGCTAATATATCTAATTTTTTTGGAATTTCACTTATAAAAACAAATGCTTTTGAAAAAATAATCAATGATTATTTTAGTGTTGCATTAGTTTATAGCTTCGTTTTTTCAACATTAATTACTGGTGGAGTATTAATGGTTATTTCAAGAGTCATATCAGATAATATTTATTTAAAAAAATATGATAATATATTTTCTGATACTTTAAATATTATATTTTTTACCAATATAATAGCTTCTTTTTTAGCAATTATATTTTTTATATTCAATCCAAATTCACCTTTAGACTTTAAACTTTCATTTATATACTTGCTTGTTTCTCTGTGTACATTATGGATTTCGGCTGTTTCAGCTGTTTCAACAGATGATTATGGTAAGTATTTGATAGGTTTTGCTATTTCAGGATTTTCAAGTTTAATATTTGCATTTATATTTGGATATAATTATGGATATTCAGGTAGTATATTTGGATATGGACTTGGAATATCTGCTGGATCATCTTATATGCTTTATATAATTGGAAACAATTTTGGCTTTTCTTTTAACTTTGATTTCACTTGGTTTAATGGATTTAAAAAGTATTGGACAAACTTATTAATTGGAACTTTTTACTATTTTGCTCTTTGGATTGATGATTTAATGACTTGGTATTCAAACTATGGAAGAGGTTTTAAAAATATACAAGGCTTTAGACTTTCTTTTATTTATGACTCACCAATGTTTGTAGCTTATTTTAGTACAATTCCAACTATGGCTATGTTTGTTTTAGTTTTAGAAACTTATTTTTATAAAAAATATAAAACTTTTTATAATACAATAATAGAAGGTGGCTCTTATACAGAAATTGAATATGCCAAAAAAGATATGATTACAGAAATGAAATCAAATATTTCAATGGTTATAAAATTTCAATTAATTATAACTGTTATATTATTTTTGATAAATGAAATACTTGATATAATGGGAATGGTTACTATTTCAAGCCTTATATTAAGAATTGCAGTTGTTGGCGCATTTTTAAATGGTGTATACTTAATGATAACCTTATTACTTTTATACTTTGATTTTAGAAAAGAAGTAATTTATTTACATTTTATGACATTTTTAATAAATTTAATAAGTACACCAATAATTTTAAATATTTATGGAATAAATGGTATGGGATATGGTTACACTATTGCATTCTTAGTTGGAACTTATTTAGGTTATAATTTATTGTTAAAAAAATTAGATAAGATTATACAAATTGAATTTAATAGGCAAAAAACATCTATGCCAAAAGGATATGTCGTCGAATATGAAGACATAAAAAAATATGTGGAGGAAAAATAA